In the genome of Microthrixaceae bacterium, one region contains:
- a CDS encoding CBS domain-containing protein has protein sequence MSRETPVSEVMTREVLTFAPDDQAYEAMETMVDRGIDGAPVVAEGGTVVGMLSTGDLIVQSSRLHFPTVISILGATIELPSAKRHFEEDLRKTLGSTVSDVMQPDPITIGADDTVEEAATLLHDHDISRLPVVGDSGLVGIVARVDILRALLDRDRPSPES, from the coding sequence ATGTCTCGTGAGACCCCCGTATCCGAGGTGATGACCCGCGAGGTCCTCACCTTCGCCCCTGACGACCAGGCATACGAGGCCATGGAGACCATGGTCGACCGAGGTATCGACGGTGCCCCGGTGGTGGCTGAGGGCGGGACCGTGGTCGGCATGCTGTCCACCGGTGATCTGATCGTCCAGAGCAGCCGCCTCCACTTTCCGACGGTGATCTCCATCCTCGGAGCCACCATCGAACTTCCCAGTGCAAAGCGGCACTTCGAGGAAGATCTACGCAAGACCCTGGGAAGCACGGTCTCCGACGTGATGCAACCGGACCCGATCACCATCGGCGCCGACGACACCGTGGAGGAAGCCGCCACCTTGCTCCACGACCACGACATCTCGCGCCTGCCGGTGGTGGGAGACAGCGGGCTGGTCGGGATCGTCGCCCGGGTCGACATCTTGCGGGCCTTGTTGGACCGCGACCGCCCCAGCCCCGAGAGCTGA
- a CDS encoding NAD(P)H-hydrate dehydratase, with protein sequence MDAVVTPTEMGVIDAEALEPVEVLIGRAGTAVARTAVAMLGGSYGRRVVVVAGKGNNGNDGREAARRLTERGVRCQIFDAASAPAVLPPADLVIDAAYGTGFTGTYVAPQPALTDTAVLAVDIPSGVDGLTGVAAGEPLAADVTVTFAALKPGLLLADGRRLAGRVEVADIGLDVSSARARLLDDDKVRSWLPVRPADTHKWKAAVRLVAGSPGMTGAARLSAAAAMRAGAGYLWASTPGAVTDPGAPTECVYTPLPVDGWAETVLSDGLHRCHALAVGPGLGRGPGTEAEVRRLVSQCHLATVVDGDALSALGAAAASVVAARAEGAGPVVLTPHDGEFESLTGHRPGSDRFAAARELAARVGAVVLLKGATTVVADPGGSVLVVTSGDARLATAGTGDVLTGIIAALLAGGLGGLEAAAAGAHMHGRAGALAWPRGLVASDLVALLPVAFSHLQEP encoded by the coding sequence ATGGATGCGGTCGTCACCCCGACGGAGATGGGCGTCATAGATGCCGAGGCGCTTGAGCCGGTCGAAGTTCTGATCGGTCGGGCGGGCACCGCGGTGGCTCGCACCGCGGTGGCGATGCTCGGCGGTTCCTACGGCCGACGGGTTGTGGTGGTGGCGGGTAAGGGCAACAACGGCAACGACGGGCGGGAAGCTGCCCGTCGACTGACAGAGCGCGGCGTCCGCTGCCAGATCTTCGATGCTGCTTCGGCGCCGGCCGTTCTGCCACCGGCAGACCTGGTGATCGACGCCGCCTACGGCACCGGGTTCACAGGAACATACGTTGCCCCCCAGCCGGCACTCACCGACACCGCGGTCTTGGCCGTCGACATCCCTTCTGGTGTCGACGGGCTGACCGGCGTCGCCGCGGGTGAGCCTCTTGCCGCCGATGTGACCGTGACCTTCGCGGCCCTCAAACCGGGGCTGCTGCTGGCCGACGGCCGGCGACTGGCCGGTCGGGTGGAGGTGGCCGATATCGGCCTGGATGTTTCATCTGCCCGCGCACGTCTCCTCGACGACGACAAGGTGAGATCTTGGCTTCCTGTCCGCCCAGCCGACACCCACAAGTGGAAGGCCGCGGTGCGCCTGGTGGCTGGTTCCCCCGGCATGACCGGTGCTGCCCGGCTCTCGGCCGCGGCCGCCATGCGGGCCGGCGCCGGATACCTGTGGGCGTCGACCCCCGGGGCGGTCACCGACCCGGGGGCACCCACCGAGTGCGTGTACACGCCGTTGCCGGTCGACGGGTGGGCCGAGACCGTGCTGTCAGATGGTCTTCACCGTTGTCATGCCCTGGCGGTAGGACCCGGCCTGGGCCGAGGTCCCGGCACCGAAGCCGAGGTTCGCCGGCTGGTGAGCCAGTGCCATCTAGCCACCGTGGTCGACGGCGACGCGCTCAGCGCCCTGGGTGCCGCGGCGGCATCGGTGGTCGCGGCTCGTGCCGAGGGCGCCGGCCCCGTGGTGCTCACCCCCCACGACGGCGAGTTCGAGTCCCTCACCGGCCACCGGCCGGGCTCCGACCGGTTCGCCGCAGCCCGGGAACTGGCCGCTCGCGTCGGGGCGGTGGTGCTGCTCAAAGGAGCGACCACCGTGGTTGCCGACCCCGGTGGGTCGGTGCTCGTGGTGACCAGCGGCGACGCCCGCTTGGCCACGGCCGGTACCGGCGATGTGCTCACCGGGATCATCGCTGCCCTCCTGGCCGGTGGGCTGGGTGGGCTGGAAGCGGCGGCCGCCGGCGCACACATGCACGGCCGGGCCGGCGCCCTAGCCTGGCCCCGGGGCCTGGTCGCATCGGACCTGGTAGCCCTCCTACCTGTCGCCTTCTCCCACCTCCAGGAACCCTGA
- a CDS encoding radical SAM/SPASM domain-containing protein, which produces MTIPDHFTIDIELTNRCNADCYFCPRAATPDQGLMTPETFEAALARAVEFEAVAKERTGRDVWVSLCGLGEPLINKHAVDFARAVVDAGLLCTVSSNGSLLDETKARALIDAGVKRFDINVGEKDDEYEAIYKLPWQRTLDNLLRFRELAEGRSAVNIILVDHRNDPAHIETMRSFWSGHGFTNFFAFPLINRGGSLPLDHMYFSERSEPAEARVILEERGGAPECVWPFTSQFIGFDGRYFLCCSDWEKRVPFSSVFDRSLIDIFGPKLDYTRNRGPLCTTCNGDSVNYIADRIRAVAEDPMMAFVGPEWQADQLIADRDETLGLLEQLSPGVTDRNLGAGRVTIPVRAI; this is translated from the coding sequence GTGACCATCCCGGACCACTTCACCATCGACATCGAGCTGACGAACCGCTGCAACGCGGACTGCTACTTCTGCCCTCGCGCCGCCACCCCGGACCAGGGGTTGATGACGCCGGAGACGTTCGAGGCAGCGCTGGCCCGCGCCGTCGAGTTCGAGGCGGTGGCCAAGGAACGAACCGGCAGGGACGTGTGGGTGAGCCTCTGCGGCCTGGGTGAGCCGCTCATCAACAAGCATGCCGTCGACTTCGCAAGAGCGGTGGTCGATGCCGGGCTGTTGTGCACCGTCTCCTCCAACGGTTCTCTGCTCGATGAGACGAAGGCGCGGGCGTTGATCGACGCCGGGGTCAAACGCTTCGACATAAACGTGGGCGAGAAGGACGACGAGTACGAGGCCATCTACAAGCTCCCATGGCAACGAACGCTCGACAACCTGCTCCGCTTCCGGGAGTTGGCCGAGGGCCGGAGCGCGGTGAACATCATCCTGGTCGACCACCGCAACGATCCGGCGCACATCGAGACGATGAGGAGCTTCTGGAGCGGTCACGGGTTCACCAACTTCTTTGCGTTCCCACTGATCAACCGCGGTGGCTCACTTCCGCTCGATCACATGTACTTCTCGGAGCGGTCCGAGCCGGCCGAGGCGCGGGTGATCCTGGAGGAGCGCGGAGGCGCCCCCGAGTGCGTGTGGCCGTTCACGTCTCAGTTCATCGGCTTCGACGGGCGTTACTTCCTGTGCTGCTCAGACTGGGAGAAGCGGGTGCCGTTCTCCTCGGTGTTCGACCGGAGCCTGATCGACATCTTCGGTCCCAAGCTCGACTACACCCGGAACCGGGGTCCGTTGTGCACCACTTGCAACGGTGATTCCGTCAACTACATCGCCGATCGGATCCGCGCTGTGGCCGAGGACCCGATGATGGCCTTCGTCGGACCGGAGTGGCAGGCCGACCAGCTCATCGCCGACAGAGACGAGACCCTCGGGCTGCTCGAACAGCTCTCACCGGGCGTGACCGACCGCAATCTCGGAGCAGGCCGCGTCACAATTCCGGTCCGGGCCATCTGA
- a CDS encoding alpha/beta hydrolase has protein sequence MTASSTLTLADGRDLGFDDVGDPEGAAVIFVHGTPDSRRSRHPDDDRARALGVRLVAVDRPGIGLSSPHRGFTVGSFADDVAALADWLGFERWATLGWSAGVPFAVAMAARHPARVARVAAVAGLVPFAAYTTPGILDDADGGRHLVAELGAELGAVATAEMAAPMLAPWPCDLDLARQHVTEGADDKRRADLGAVTGAVDAMAWGVVDAVAQGLDGLIREVELQVEAPDVDWSMVQCPVDLWYGGRDQTSPPAFGRWWNEALSTSDLIVDPDAGHLIALTHWDQILARVLA, from the coding sequence GTGACCGCTTCCTCCACCTTGACCCTCGCCGATGGGCGGGATCTGGGCTTCGACGACGTTGGCGACCCCGAGGGCGCGGCGGTCATCTTCGTCCACGGCACCCCTGACTCCCGACGGTCACGTCACCCCGACGACGACCGGGCCCGCGCCTTGGGGGTGAGGCTGGTGGCGGTGGACCGGCCCGGCATCGGGCTGTCATCACCACATCGGGGCTTCACGGTGGGTTCGTTCGCCGACGACGTGGCCGCCTTGGCCGACTGGCTCGGTTTCGAGCGGTGGGCGACTTTGGGATGGTCCGCTGGCGTGCCGTTCGCGGTGGCCATGGCCGCCCGCCATCCCGCCAGGGTCGCACGGGTGGCAGCCGTGGCCGGCCTGGTTCCCTTCGCCGCCTACACCACTCCCGGGATCCTCGACGACGCCGACGGGGGACGCCACCTGGTGGCAGAGTTGGGCGCCGAGCTGGGCGCCGTGGCCACCGCAGAGATGGCGGCTCCGATGTTGGCGCCGTGGCCTTGCGATCTGGACCTGGCCCGCCAGCACGTGACCGAGGGAGCCGACGACAAGCGCCGAGCCGACCTGGGAGCGGTGACCGGTGCGGTTGACGCCATGGCCTGGGGAGTGGTCGATGCCGTCGCTCAGGGGTTGGACGGCCTGATCCGGGAGGTGGAGCTGCAGGTGGAGGCCCCTGACGTCGACTGGTCGATGGTGCAGTGCCCGGTCGACCTCTGGTACGGAGGGCGGGATCAGACATCCCCGCCCGCGTTCGGAAGGTGGTGGAACGAGGCGTTGTCGACCAGCGATCTGATCGTCGACCCCGACGCCGGGCACCTGATCGCCCTCACCCACTGGGATCAGATCCTGGCGCGTGTCCTCGCCTGA
- the bioA gene encoding adenosylmethionine--8-amino-7-oxononanoate transaminase yields MADTGSWIERDVASVWHGFTQMACYADNRPVIVDRAEGREVIDVDGNRYLDAISSLWVTTLGHRVPELDQAIRDQLDRVAHTTMLGNGNRIVIELAESLAPRVPVDGARFLFASDGAAAVEQALKVAFQFWTNQGVSGRTKYLAFGGAYHGDSIGSLSVGDGGFGTDVFDPLRFPVLRAPSLGEPGAVEAALSAIEQHGSELAAVVLEPLVQGAAGMALVPPEAVAAVAAAASAHDVLVIHDEVATGFGRTGTLFATEQCGTRPDLLVLGKGITGGYLPLSATVASDRVWRAFLGPDLSERTFYHGHSYSGNALAAAVALRHLGLFEEWDVLTNVNDRADQLAQRLARSVASLATVREVRQCGLMIGVELAPPADGLRWGRRVSAACVDQGVLIRPLGDVIVLMPPLTTTAAEIDRIVDALASAIVEVTDPDAAARDADGHHDDVA; encoded by the coding sequence ATGGCAGACACCGGTTCGTGGATCGAACGAGACGTGGCTTCGGTGTGGCACGGCTTCACCCAGATGGCCTGCTACGCCGACAACCGGCCGGTGATCGTGGACCGCGCCGAGGGGCGTGAGGTGATCGATGTAGACGGCAACCGCTATCTGGACGCCATCTCGTCGCTGTGGGTCACCACCCTCGGCCACCGGGTGCCCGAGCTGGACCAGGCGATCCGGGACCAACTGGACCGGGTAGCCCACACCACCATGCTCGGGAACGGTAACCGGATCGTGATCGAATTGGCCGAGTCACTCGCGCCTCGGGTTCCCGTCGACGGGGCTCGGTTTCTGTTCGCCAGCGACGGTGCCGCCGCGGTGGAACAGGCCCTGAAGGTGGCGTTCCAGTTCTGGACGAACCAGGGTGTTTCGGGGCGCACCAAGTACCTGGCCTTCGGCGGCGCCTACCACGGCGATTCGATCGGTTCGCTTTCGGTGGGTGACGGCGGCTTCGGCACCGACGTGTTCGATCCGTTGCGCTTCCCCGTGTTGCGGGCGCCGTCTCTGGGTGAACCGGGAGCGGTGGAGGCCGCGCTGTCGGCGATCGAACAACATGGGTCGGAGCTGGCGGCGGTGGTTCTCGAGCCACTGGTACAGGGCGCAGCGGGCATGGCTCTGGTGCCACCCGAAGCGGTGGCAGCCGTCGCCGCCGCGGCATCGGCCCACGACGTGTTGGTGATCCATGACGAGGTGGCCACCGGGTTCGGACGGACCGGCACCCTGTTTGCCACCGAGCAGTGCGGCACCCGACCCGACCTGTTGGTCCTGGGCAAGGGCATCACCGGGGGCTACCTACCCCTGTCGGCCACGGTCGCTTCGGACCGGGTATGGCGAGCGTTCCTGGGACCTGACCTGTCCGAGCGCACCTTCTACCACGGGCACTCCTACAGCGGGAACGCCCTGGCCGCGGCGGTAGCGCTACGGCACCTCGGACTGTTCGAGGAGTGGGATGTGCTGACCAACGTCAACGACCGAGCCGACCAGTTGGCTCAGCGGTTGGCTCGATCGGTGGCGTCACTTGCCACCGTGAGAGAGGTGCGCCAGTGCGGGTTGATGATCGGTGTGGAGTTGGCGCCACCCGCCGACGGGTTGCGATGGGGTCGGAGGGTGTCGGCGGCGTGCGTGGACCAGGGGGTGTTGATCCGCCCCCTGGGTGACGTGATCGTGCTGATGCCGCCGCTCACGACAACTGCCGCTGAGATCGACCGGATCGTTGACGCCTTGGCCTCTGCCATCGTCGAGGTGACCGACCCCGATGCCGCCGCCCGAGATGCCGATGGCCACCACGATGACGTGGCCTGA
- a CDS encoding 8-amino-7-oxononanoate synthase has protein sequence MPPPEMPMATTMTWPDLIDQRLNSIRVEGRWRSYRDLDGLGPVGVLTAEGREVVSFASNDYLGLTAHPKVISAAHAALDRWGSGSGGSRLITGARPIHRELEETLAEWKGTDRAVLFPTGFAANLGVLSTLGGAEVTIVSDSLNHASIIDGTRLARAQVAIAPHGDVDAIESLVGSAAGLVIVVCDTVFSMDGDVLDVAEVADVCRRHGALLVLDEAHAVLGPHPDPTDLSGVEVVRVGTLSKTLGSLGGFVACSGPVADLLVNAARSSIFTTALSPADTAAALAALGVLRSPEGDDLIARLRRHVDRLAPRHPSPIVPVVLGDELRAVEAASALLDAGLFVPAIRPPTVPTGTSRLRVTFSAAHTDAQVERLIAALEALDVPALEAVDGVDGPTAGGTT, from the coding sequence ATGCCGCCGCCCGAGATGCCGATGGCCACCACGATGACGTGGCCTGACCTGATCGACCAACGGCTGAACTCGATTCGAGTCGAGGGCCGATGGCGGTCCTACCGGGATCTCGACGGGCTCGGCCCGGTGGGGGTGCTCACCGCGGAGGGCCGCGAGGTGGTTTCGTTCGCGTCGAACGACTACCTAGGTCTCACCGCGCACCCGAAGGTGATCTCAGCCGCGCACGCCGCCTTGGATCGTTGGGGTTCGGGGAGTGGCGGCTCGAGGCTGATCACCGGGGCCCGCCCGATCCACCGGGAACTGGAGGAGACGTTGGCCGAGTGGAAGGGGACGGATCGGGCCGTGTTGTTCCCGACCGGCTTCGCCGCCAACCTCGGGGTGCTGTCCACCCTGGGCGGGGCCGAGGTGACGATCGTGTCGGACTCGCTCAACCACGCTTCGATCATCGACGGCACCCGTCTGGCCCGGGCCCAGGTGGCCATCGCCCCTCACGGAGACGTAGACGCGATCGAGTCCCTGGTGGGGTCGGCTGCGGGTCTGGTGATCGTCGTCTGCGACACCGTGTTCTCGATGGACGGAGACGTGCTCGACGTGGCCGAGGTCGCCGATGTGTGTCGCCGCCACGGGGCGCTTCTCGTTCTCGACGAAGCTCACGCCGTGCTCGGACCTCACCCCGACCCCACCGACCTCAGCGGTGTGGAGGTGGTTCGGGTGGGCACCCTGTCCAAGACCCTGGGGTCGCTGGGGGGATTCGTGGCCTGCTCGGGTCCGGTGGCCGACCTGTTGGTCAACGCAGCCCGGTCATCGATTTTCACCACCGCTCTGAGCCCGGCCGACACTGCTGCCGCGCTGGCGGCGCTGGGGGTTCTGCGTAGCCCCGAGGGCGACGATCTGATCGCCCGGCTGCGCCGACACGTGGACCGTCTGGCACCGCGTCATCCGTCGCCGATCGTGCCGGTGGTGCTGGGAGACGAGTTGCGGGCGGTGGAGGCCGCGTCGGCGTTGTTGGATGCCGGTCTGTTCGTGCCCGCCATCCGCCCGCCCACCGTTCCGACCGGCACCAGCCGCCTGCGGGTCACGTTCTCGGCAGCCCACACCGACGCCCAGGTGGAGCGCCTCATCGCCGCGCTCGAGGCCTTGGACGTCCCCGCTCTCGAGGCAGTGGACGGGGTCGACGGGCCGACCGCCGGGGGGACAACATGA
- a CDS encoding AAA family ATPase: MSRPHHLVLVTGTATEIGKTWVGGKAIAELRGRGLVVAARKPAQSFDPDDHHPSDAEVLSAASGEPAHQVCPPHRAYPVAMAPPMAAEVLGLAVPTTADLLAELAWPDPPVDVGWLETVGGPRSPIAVDGDAVTIARALRPEVVVVVADAGLGTVNAVALTVDAFSGFRVEVILNRFDAASDLHHRNVAWLVEHHGLRCATTITQLADHILDG; the protein is encoded by the coding sequence ATGAGCCGGCCACATCACCTGGTGCTGGTGACCGGCACTGCCACCGAGATCGGCAAGACCTGGGTTGGCGGCAAAGCAATAGCGGAACTGCGGGGACGAGGTCTGGTGGTGGCGGCCCGAAAACCGGCGCAGTCCTTCGACCCCGATGATCATCACCCGAGTGACGCCGAGGTGCTGAGCGCAGCCAGCGGCGAACCAGCCCACCAGGTGTGCCCGCCCCATCGTGCCTACCCGGTGGCGATGGCCCCGCCGATGGCGGCAGAGGTCCTCGGGCTGGCAGTGCCGACCACCGCCGACCTGCTGGCAGAGCTCGCTTGGCCCGACCCTCCGGTCGACGTTGGTTGGCTGGAGACGGTGGGTGGACCCCGTTCCCCCATCGCCGTCGATGGTGATGCCGTCACCATCGCTCGCGCCTTGAGGCCCGAGGTGGTCGTGGTGGTCGCCGATGCCGGTCTCGGCACCGTCAATGCTGTGGCGTTGACGGTGGATGCGTTCTCCGGGTTCCGCGTCGAGGTGATCCTCAACCGGTTCGATGCCGCAAGCGACCTCCACCACCGCAACGTGGCCTGGCTGGTCGAACATCACGGTCTTCGCTGTGCCACCACCATCACCCAACTGGCCGACCACATCTTGGACGGCTAG
- a CDS encoding ABC transporter substrate-binding protein has translation MSIRTLAPAVMAAAVLVGSVSGCSGKTDGADDRSSAASTVPPGPPAGEGCPSGSDDAGLDITRDGERSDAGGGDPGESRTLTLVASHPSGGAFAARSGIVTGYQAYFAARNAAGGVAIGGQNWSIVVKANNDDGRAARTAENLDTALGPDGLGAFGVLGIIGTANNAGVAGTLADKCVPNIFPVTSALVGGVEEPWSVGGPVISEATAAAAVVSHLVISSPGARIGVLASAGEDGDRIEDAYRAAVEGTSLSVVAAQRVPVGVDTDTSAEVELLAWSGADVMVDGVDLLSCPGAIEAARQVGWSPVVVAAGGCASAPLVGQAGDAAEGVLAAANLMDPSDPEFVDHPRVRRYRSEVETWAKDLDNPTASPDDPNVVLGWTMADLFTRAVASAGSVSRSALMTALSSLDVTDAGLAFEGIRFQATPTDPVVARQARVVRFDSVSATFSPVTPIVSTPTQPSGTSGPSGPGG, from the coding sequence ATGTCCATCCGTACCCTCGCCCCCGCCGTGATGGCTGCCGCCGTGCTGGTCGGATCCGTCTCGGGCTGTTCGGGCAAGACCGATGGTGCCGACGACCGCTCATCGGCAGCGTCGACGGTACCCCCAGGACCTCCAGCCGGCGAGGGTTGCCCATCGGGATCCGATGATGCCGGCCTGGACATCACGCGAGACGGTGAGAGAAGTGACGCTGGTGGCGGCGACCCTGGGGAGAGCCGAACGCTGACCCTGGTCGCCAGCCATCCGAGCGGGGGAGCGTTCGCTGCAAGGTCGGGGATCGTCACCGGCTACCAGGCCTATTTCGCGGCTCGAAACGCCGCCGGTGGGGTGGCCATCGGTGGCCAGAACTGGTCGATCGTGGTGAAGGCGAACAACGACGACGGAAGAGCAGCGCGCACCGCGGAGAACCTCGATACCGCCCTTGGTCCCGACGGGCTCGGCGCCTTCGGTGTGCTCGGGATCATCGGTACCGCCAACAACGCGGGGGTGGCGGGGACGCTGGCCGACAAATGCGTGCCCAACATCTTCCCCGTCACCTCGGCACTGGTCGGCGGTGTCGAAGAACCTTGGTCTGTCGGTGGGCCGGTGATCTCCGAGGCCACGGCCGCGGCAGCCGTGGTATCCCACCTGGTGATCTCCAGCCCCGGTGCCCGAATCGGTGTGCTGGCCTCCGCCGGTGAGGACGGTGACCGCATCGAAGACGCCTACAGGGCCGCAGTGGAGGGTACGTCGCTGAGCGTTGTGGCCGCTCAGCGGGTGCCGGTGGGTGTCGACACCGACACCTCGGCCGAGGTGGAACTGCTGGCCTGGTCCGGTGCCGACGTCATGGTCGATGGTGTCGACCTGTTGAGCTGTCCCGGGGCCATAGAGGCAGCCCGCCAGGTCGGGTGGTCCCCGGTGGTGGTCGCGGCCGGGGGATGTGCCTCGGCCCCGCTGGTGGGTCAGGCCGGTGACGCCGCCGAAGGGGTCCTGGCCGCCGCCAACCTTATGGACCCGTCAGATCCCGAGTTCGTCGACCATCCTCGGGTCCGGCGGTACCGAAGCGAAGTGGAGACATGGGCCAAGGACCTCGATAACCCCACGGCCAGCCCCGACGACCCCAACGTGGTGCTGGGTTGGACCATGGCCGACCTGTTCACCCGGGCTGTGGCCTCGGCCGGCTCGGTGAGTCGGTCTGCCTTGATGACGGCGCTGTCCTCTCTGGACGTCACCGACGCCGGACTGGCCTTCGAGGGAATCCGATTCCAGGCGACACCGACCGACCCCGTGGTGGCTCGTCAGGCCCGGGTGGTCAGGTTCGACTCGGTGTCGGCCACCTTCAGCCCTGTCACGCCGATCGTGTCGACTCCGACCCAACCATCGGGAACGTCGGGGCCGTCGGGACCGGGTGGGTGA
- a CDS encoding ABC transporter substrate-binding protein, with translation MRRTPTTRALLALLAFSLIAAGCGGRDDDKASSGGGGDKPTDTSGGETADTLIDTADCPDNGTAGINGDTITLASSFPQSGLTAAFAQIANGYNAYFAKVNSEGGVEIAGKKYKIEVEDKDDEYNASKTVQNINELAGTDGSKAFAIFNVVGTANNIAIREAMGENCVPNVFAATGSPTWGNTNYPWLIGSTLAPYSLEAKAFADYLAAEKPDATVAMLVQDDDFGKAYEESFKMAIEGTDIEVVEVATYPAGAGDVGSQVTSLAATKADAFFMGGTLLACPNALEKAKGAGWSPITFISGTCISKTLMGLAGANGDKVLAATNTIDPMNPAYADGPQMKEYLATLDEFGADDVDPENGIVAYGYTQAAIMVEVLQGLDTLDRTSFMEAMHSIDGIEGAGMLIDGVKVQTSADDPFLAEYLQMVQYDAAAGHFNNVGEVLDFEGKTAEFTPGT, from the coding sequence ATGAGACGCACCCCCACCACCCGAGCACTGCTCGCGCTACTGGCCTTCAGCCTGATTGCGGCCGGATGCGGTGGTCGTGACGACGACAAGGCCAGCTCGGGCGGTGGTGGGGACAAGCCCACCGACACCTCCGGCGGCGAAACCGCCGACACCCTCATCGACACCGCCGACTGTCCCGACAACGGCACCGCCGGCATCAACGGCGACACCATCACCCTGGCGTCATCGTTCCCCCAGTCGGGCCTCACCGCCGCCTTCGCCCAGATCGCCAACGGCTACAACGCCTACTTCGCCAAGGTCAACTCCGAAGGCGGCGTGGAGATCGCTGGCAAGAAGTACAAGATCGAGGTCGAGGACAAAGACGACGAGTACAACGCGTCCAAGACAGTCCAGAACATCAACGAACTGGCCGGCACCGACGGTTCCAAGGCCTTCGCCATCTTCAACGTGGTCGGCACCGCCAACAACATCGCCATCCGAGAAGCCATGGGTGAGAACTGCGTGCCCAACGTGTTCGCCGCCACCGGCTCCCCGACGTGGGGCAACACCAACTACCCGTGGCTGATCGGGTCCACCTTGGCGCCGTACTCGCTCGAAGCCAAGGCGTTCGCTGACTACCTGGCAGCCGAGAAGCCCGATGCCACCGTGGCCATGCTGGTGCAAGACGACGACTTCGGGAAGGCCTACGAGGAGTCCTTCAAGATGGCCATCGAAGGCACCGACATCGAGGTGGTCGAGGTCGCCACCTACCCGGCGGGCGCCGGTGACGTCGGCTCACAGGTCACCAGCCTGGCCGCCACCAAGGCCGACGCCTTCTTCATGGGCGGCACCCTGCTGGCCTGCCCCAACGCCCTCGAGAAGGCCAAGGGCGCGGGCTGGTCGCCCATCACCTTCATCTCCGGAACCTGCATCTCCAAGACCCTGATGGGCCTGGCTGGCGCTAACGGAGACAAGGTGCTGGCCGCCACCAACACCATCGACCCCATGAACCCGGCCTACGCCGACGGCCCCCAGATGAAGGAGTACCTGGCCACCCTCGATGAGTTCGGCGCCGATGACGTCGACCCGGAGAACGGCATCGTGGCCTACGGCTACACCCAGGCGGCGATCATGGTCGAGGTGCTCCAAGGCCTCGACACCCTGGACCGGACTTCGTTCATGGAAGCCATGCACTCCATCGACGGCATCGAGGGTGCGGGCATGCTCATCGACGGCGTGAAGGTGCAGACCAGCGCCGACGATCCGTTCTTGGCCGAGTACCTACAGATGGTTCAGTACGACGCCGCTGCTGGCCACTTCAACAACGTGGGTGAGGTGTTGGACTTCGAAGGCAAGACCGCCGAGTTCACCCCGGGGACCTGA